The segment AGGAGATGATTGCGTCGTTGCTGACGCTATTCGCCTCGGGCGCCGGCAAAGAGTTGGAACGGCAATCGGCCGAGTCGGAACTGGAGGAGAACGAACGTCGCCTGCAAATGTTGGTCGACTTGTCGAGCGACGTCGTCTGGGATTGGGACATCGTCACCGACCGGCTATCGCTTTCCGACCGGCTATACGAAATCTTGGGCTATGGTCCCGGCGCGTTCGCGTCGACCCGCGATGCGATTCATACGCTGATGCATCCCGAGGATCTGGCGAACCATGGCGTCTGGCTAAGGGAATATCTGGCGAATGGGCAAGGGAGCTATTCGCACGAATGGCGTTTGCTGGCCAATGACGGCCGCTACAAATGGTTTCGTTCGTCTGGGACCATCATTCGCACGTCGCAGGGAGAACCGATTCGCATGATCGGCGTAATCACCGACGTTTCGGACGCGAAAGCGGCGGAAGAGGAGCGGGAACGGCTGATCAGCGAACTGGAGCAAAAGAACGCCGAACTGGAACGCTTCACCTACACCGTCTCTCACGAACTGCGCAGTCCGCTGGTGACGCTCAGCGGTTTCGTCGGCGTGCTGGAAGAAGATATCCAAGCAGGGGACGCCGATGCGGTTGCCGCCGACTGCCATGAGATCATGTTGGCGGTCCGCAAAATGGGGACGCTGCTCGACAATCTGTTAGAGCTCTCCCGTCTCGATCGCGTTTCGCATCCGCACGAAGATGTGCCGCTGCTGGAATTGGTGGATGAATCGTTGTCGCTGTTGCAGTCGCGCATCGAAAGCGCCGGAATTGAGATCGCAATCAACGGCAACTTACCGATCA is part of the Blastopirellula sediminis genome and harbors:
- a CDS encoding GAF domain-containing sensor histidine kinase, which produces MEESEELRRLRRSDTIVRTTIQQLGDQSGFPYLQTLVNSLGAGIGCKLSMVGRMLRHDATKVRISAHWERGEREIPDNLIYGLKDTPCEQIARNCLAIFPHALQEQFPKDLMLQELGYVSYAGAPLTDSQGKVIGLIALLDDKPMQEEEMIASLLTLFASGAGKELERQSAESELEENERRLQMLVDLSSDVVWDWDIVTDRLSLSDRLYEILGYGPGAFASTRDAIHTLMHPEDLANHGVWLREYLANGQGSYSHEWRLLANDGRYKWFRSSGTIIRTSQGEPIRMIGVITDVSDAKAAEEERERLISELEQKNAELERFTYTVSHELRSPLVTLSGFVGVLEEDIQAGDADAVAADCHEIMLAVRKMGTLLDNLLELSRLDRVSHPHEDVPLLELVDESLSLLQSRIESAGIEIAINGNLPIIGGDRVRWQQVIQNLLENAVKYRSPENPRIEIGAITDKDRPPTIYVQDNGIGIEPKFQQRVFGLFEKLDPRSEGTGVGLALVQRIVQLQGGRIWLDSLGKGYGSTFYIELPVVDETPVEAE